In Streptomyces sp. NBC_01381, the sequence GCCTCCGGCCACGACGCGGTCGTCCAGGAGCTCGGCTCCGGCGGTCTGCGCATCCAGGTCGCCGGTGTGGACACCGCCAAGTCCGACCAGATCAAGGCCGATCTGGCGAAGAACATGGACATCAAGTCCACCGACCTCGTGGGCCCCAGTTGGGGTGAGCAGATCAGCCAGAAGGCCTGGACGGGCCTGATCATCTTCATGGTTCTCGTGGTGATCTATCTGGCGATCGCCTTCGAGTGGCGGATGGCGCTTGCCGCGCTGATCGCCCTGGTGCACGACATCACGATCACCGTCGGTGTGTACGCACTGGTCGGCTTCGAGGTCACCCAGGGCACGATCATCGGTCTGCTGACGATCCTCGGTTATTCGCTGTACGACACGGTCGTGGTGTTCGACAGCTTGAAGGAGCAGTCGAAGGACCTCACCAAGCAGACCCGGTGGACCTACAGCGAGGTCGCCAACCGCAGCATCAACAGCACCCTGGTGCGCTCGATCAACACCACGGTCGTCGCGCTCCTGCCGGTCGCCGGTCTGCTCTTCATCGGTGGCGGCTTCCTCGGCGCGGGCATGCTCAACGACATCTCGCTGTCGCTGTTCGTCGGCCTCGCGGCCGGTGCGTACTCCTCGATCTTCATCGCCACGCCGCTCGTCGCCGACCTCAAGGAGACCGAGCCGCAGATGAAGGCGCTCAAGAAGCGCGTCCTCGCCAAGCGTGCCGCCGCGGCGGCCAAGGGCGAATCCGCGGAGAGCGCCGACAGCGCGGAGCAGGGTGACGACGAGGCGGAGGACCGGGTGCCGGAGGACGCCGCCCCCGCGGGCGTCGTCGGCCCGCGCACCCAGCCCACCTCCCGGGGCCGAGGCCGCGGCCGTCCCTCGGGGAAGCGTCGATGACCGAGACGACCGCAACCACGGAGCTGCTGCTCAGCCGCATCCGGGACGTCGCGGACTACCCGGAGCCGGGCGTGATGTTCAAGGACATCACCCCGCTCCTGGCGGACCCGGCGGCGTTCGCGGCGCTCACTGAGGCCTTCGCGGACCTCGCCGTGCGGCACGGCGCCACCAAGGTCGTCGGCCTGGAGGCCCGCGGCTTCATCCTCGGCGCCCCCGTCGCGCTCAGCGCCGGGCTCGGCTTCATCCCCGTACGCAAGGCGGGCAAGCTCCCCGGAGCGACGCTCAGCCAGGCCTACGACCTGGAGTACGGCAGCGCCGAGATCGAGGTGCACGCCGAGGACCTCGCCGCCGACGACCGCGTCATGGTCATCGACGACGTCCTGGCGACCGGCGGCACCGCCGAGGCGTCGCTGCGGCTGATCCGCCGGGCCGGCGCGCAGGTCGCCGGTGTGGCGGTGCTCATGGAGCTCGGCTTCCTGGGCGGCCGCGCCAAGCTGGAGACCGCCCTTGAGGGCGCCCCGCTGGAGGCCCTGATCACGGTCTGAGCCGACCCGCGCACACCCCGAGGCGGGCCCGGAGGAATCCGGTGCCCGCCTCGGGTGTTTCCCCCGTAGAGACCTCAGGTTCGCCGTGTGGAGAACCTCAGGTGTTTCTCCCGTTGAGCCCCGTCTCACGGGCTGAGGGCGAGCCGAAGGTCCAGGATCGATACCATGGGCTCTTCGGGGCCTGACCGGGGGACCCGGATCGCGCACAGGGAGCGCTCTTGCCAGACGAGTCCAAGGCACTCACCGCCGCCAAGGCCGCAGAGCAGGCCGAGCGCGCGGCGGCGAGCACTGCCGCGCCCGCGCAGAACGCGACGCCCGCGAAGAACGCGCAGAGCGCGACGCCCGCGAAGCCGCCGGAGAGCGCGGCCCCCAGCACCACGTCCGCACCGGGCACGCCCGGCGGCAGCGCTCAGCGAGACAAGCCCGCCGAGCAGCCGCGCCCCAAGCCCTCCACCGAGGCCCGCCCCGGCAGCACGACCCCGGCGATCCGCCCCACCGCGGCCAAGAACGAGCGCTCCGGCTCCTCCAACCGCGTCCGTGCCCGCCTGGCCAGGCTCGGCGTCCAGCGCTCGAACCCGTACAACCCGGTCCTGGAGCCGCTGCTGCGGATAGTGCGCAGCAACGACCCCAAGATCGAGACGGCCACGCTGCGCCAGATCGAGAAGGCCTACCAGGTCGCCGAGCGCTGGCACCGCGGCCAGAAGCGCAAGAGCGGCGACCCGTACATCACGCACCCGCTCGCCGTGACGACCATCCTCGCCGAGCTGGGGATGGATCCGGCCACCCTGATGGCGGGGCTGCTCCACGACACCGTCGAGGACACCGAGTACGGCCTCGACACCCTCAAGCGGGACTTCGGCGACCAGGTCGCGCTGCTCGTCGACGGCGTCACCAAGCTCGACAAGGTCAAGTTCGGCGAGGCCGCGCAGGCCGAGACCGTGCGCAAGATGGTCGTCGCCATGGCCAAGGACCCTCGCGTCCTGGTCATCAAGCTCGCCGACCGCCTGCACAACATGCGCACGATGCGGTACCTGAAGCGCGAGAAGCAGGAGAAGAAGGCCCGCGAGACGCTGGAGATCTACGCTCCGCTGGCGCACCGCCTCGGCATGAACACCATCAAGTGGGAGCTGGAGGACCTCGCCTTCGCGATCCTCTACCCCAAGATGTACGACGAGATCGTGCGGCTGGTGGCCGAGCGGGCGCCCAAGCGCGACGAGTACCTGGCCATAGTGACCGACGAGGTCCAGGCCGACCTGCGCGCCGCCCGCATCAAGGCCACCGTCACCGGCCGCCCGAAGCACTACTACAGCGTCTACCAGAAGATGATCGTGCGAGGCCGCGACTTCGCCGAGATCTATGACCTGGTGGGTATTCGGGTCCTTGTCGATACGGTCCGCGACTGTTACGCGGCGCTCGGCACGGTGCACGCGCGATGGAATCCGGTCCCCGGCCGGTTCAAGGACTACATCGCGATGCCCAAGTTCAACATGTACCAGTCGCTGCACACGACGGTGATCGGCCCCAGCGGCAAGCCCGTCGAGCTCCAGATCCGTACGTTCGACATGCACCGCCGCGCCGAGTACGGCATCGCCGCGCACTGGAAGTACAAGCAGGAGCCGTCCGCCGGTGCCTCCAAGGTGCGTACGGACGTACCGAAGAAGACCGGTGGCAAGGACGACCACCTCAACGACATGGCGTGGCTGCGCCAGCTCCTGGACTGGCAGAAGGAGACCGAGGACCCCAGCGAGTTCCTCGAGTCGCTGCGCTTCGACCTGTCGCGCAACGAGGTCTTCGTCTTCACCCCGAAGGGCGACGTCATAGCGCTCCCCGCGGGCGCGACCCCTGTCGACTTCTCGTACGCGGTGCACACCGAGGTCGGTCACCGCACCATAGGAGCACGGGTCAACGGACGGCTCGTGCCGCTCGAATCGACCCTGGACAACGGCGACTTGGTGGAGGTCTTCACCTCCAAGGCGGCAGGCGCGGGCCCGTCCCGCGACTGGCTGGGCTTCGTCAAGTCGCCGCGGGCGCGCAACAAGATCCGCGCGTGGTTCTCCAAGGAGCGCCGCGAGGAGGCCATCGAGCAGGGCAAGGACGCCATCGCGCGGGCCATGCGCAAGCAGAACCTGCCGATCCAGCGGATCCTCACCGGGGACTCACTGGTCACCCTCGCCCACGAGATGCGCTACCCCGACATCTCCTCGCTGTACGCGGCGATCGGCGAGGGACACGTCACCGCGCAGTCCGTCGTGCAGAAGCTCGTCCAGGCGCTCGGCGGCGAGGAGGCCGCCAACGAGGACATCGCCGAGAGCGCGCCGCCCGCCCGCGGCCGCAGCAAGCGCCGGGCCAACGCCGACCCGGGTGTGGTGGTCAAGGGCGTCGAGGACGTCTGGGTCAAGCTGGCCCGCTGCTGTACGCCCGTCCCCGGCGACCCCATCATCGGCTTCGTCACGCGCGGCAGCGGCGTATCGGTTCACCGCAGCGACTGCGTCAACGTCGATTCGCTCTCGCGCGAGCCCGAGCGGATCCTCGAGGTCGAGTGGGCGCCCACCCAGTCGTCGGTCTTCCTGGTCGCCATCCAGGTGGAGGCACTGGACCGCTCCCGGCTGCTCTCGGACGTCACGCGCATCCTCTCGGACCAGCACGTGAACATCCTGTCCGCGGCCGTGCAGACCTCCCGCGACCGCGTCGCCACGTCCCGCTTCACCTTCGAGATGGGCGACCCCAAGCACTTGGGGCACGTCCTCAAGGCGGTCAGGGGAGTCGAGGGCGTGTACGACGTGTACAGGGTGACGTCGGCCCGCAGGCCGTAAACGGTCTCCTACGTAGAGGGGCTCCCGTACGCGATGTACGGGAGCCCCTCTACGTAGACAGCGAAAAACTCAGCCGCCGAACTCGTGCAGGCCCTTCAGCGCCTGGTCGAGCAGCGCCTGGCGGCCGTCGAGCTCCCGCTGGAGCTTGTCGGCCTTGGCGTTGTTGCCCGCGGCACGAGCCTTCTCGATCTGGTCGGTCAGCTTGTCGACCGCGGCCTGCAGCTGGCCGGTGAGACCCTCGGCACGCGCGCGTGCCTCCGGGTTCGTGCGCCGCCACTCGGCCTCTTCGGAGTCCTGCAGGGCCCGCTCCACCGCGTGCATCCGGCCTTCGACCTTCGGCCGCGCGTCACGCGGGACGTGGCCGATGGCCTCCCACCGCTCGTTGATCGAACGGAACGCCGCACGCGCCGACTTGAGGTCCTTCACCGGGACGAGCTTCTCGGCCTCCTCGGCCAGCTCCTCCTTCAGCTTCAGGTTCTCCGTCTGCTCGGCGTCACGCTCCGCGAAGACCGAGCTGCGCGCCGCGAAGAACACGTCCTGGGCGCCGCGGAAGCGGTTCCACAGATCGTCCTCGTGCTCGCGCTGGGCGCGGCCCGCGGCCTTCCACTCGGTCATCAGATCGCGGTACCGCGCGGCCGTCGGACCCCAGTCGGTCGACCCGGAGAGCGCCTCGGCCTCGCCGACCAGACGCTCCTTGGTCTTGCGGGCCTCCTCGCGCTGGGCGTCCAGCGAGGCGAAGTGGGCCTTGCGGCGCTTGGAGAACGCCGAGCGGGCGTGCGAGAAGCGGTGCCACAGCTCGTCGTCCGACTTGCGGTCGAGGCGCGGCAGACCCTTCCAGGTGTCCACCAGGGCGCGCAGGCGTTCGCCCGCCGCCCGCCACTGCTCGCTCTGCGCGAGCTCCTCGGCCTCGACGACCAGCGCCTCCTTGGCGTGCCGCGCCTCGTCCGACTGCTTGGCCTTCTGGACCTTGCGCTCCTCGCGGCGCGCCTCCACCGTCTCGACGAGCTTGTCCAGACGCGTGCTCAAGGCGTCCAGATCGCCGACCGCGTGCGCCTCGTCCACCTGCTGGCGCAGATGGTCGATGGCGGTCATGGCGTCCTTGGCCGACAGGTCCGTCGTCTTCACCCGGCGCTCGAGAAGTCCGATCTCGACGACCAGACCGTCGTATTTGCGCTCGAAGTAGGCCAGGGCCTCGTCAGGAGACCCTGCTTTCCACGAACCGACCTCGCGCTCGCTGCCGTCGGCCTTGCGCACATACACGGTCCCCGTCTCGTCGACGCGGCCCCACGGGTCGCTGCTCACAGCGCCTCCTCCACATGATGCCTGCGCAGGGCCTCGGGGCCCCCGGCATCGTCCACAGTTTCGTCACCGCCAACATAGGCGACCGGCGGGGCGGCTGTCCGCATCCCGCGCGTCCGAAGTTTGCCTGGCGGGGGTCAGGATTTCGACACGGTCGCCTTGTTGATGACGACCGTCGCGTTCGGGGCGCCCTCGCCCTGCCCGGTGCTCTCGCCGGCGTCGGCGATCTTCTTGAGCACCTTCATCCCGGAATCGGAAATGGTCCCGAACGGTGTGTAGTCGGGCGGCAGCTGACTGTCCTGGTAGACCAGGAAGAACTGGCTGCCTCCGGTGTCCCGGCCCTTCTTCTCCTGGGCGTTGTACTGGTTGGCCATCGCGACCGTGCCCGCCGGATACACGTTCCCCTTCAGGCTCTTGTCCTTGAGGTTCTCGTCCGGGATCGAGTAGCCGGGGCCGCCCTTGCCGGTGCCCTTCGGGTCGCCGCACTGGAGGACGTAGATGCCGCCCGAGACGAGCCGGTGGCACTTCGTGTGGTCCAGATAGCCCTTGTTCACCAGGAAGTTGAAGGAGTTGACCGTGTGCGGGGCCTTCGCCGCCGACAAGTTCAGGTCGATGTCGCCGCAGGTGGTGCTCAGCTTCATCGCGTAGTCGGCCGACTTGTCGATCGTGAGCGCCGGCTCCTTCTTGAAGCTCAGCGGCTTCACTTTGCCGCCCGCGGGCTTCTCGCAGGGGTCCGGCTGCTTGGTGGGGCTCGCGCTCGCCTCGTCCTTCGGCTTGCCGTCGTCGTCGAAGGCTCCCGCCGCGTACGACACCGCGCCGCCGGCCACGACCACCGCGAGCGCCGATGCGATCACCGCGTTGCGCATCCGCGCCCTGCGTCGCGCGGCCTCCCGGCGCTGCTGCTGCCGCAAGAACTTCTCCCGGGCGAGCTGACGCCGCCGCTGATCGTTGCTGACCACCGGGTTCTCTCTCCTCTGCTGGGGACCGCTTCGTGTGCCCCGTACCGTATATGGGTTAGCTGTGGAATCGGCAGCGCCGGTAGGCTCTGATCTGCCGCGACCTGCGCGGTCACCTCCGCCGGACGACGAACGAAGGACGATCGTGCTCATTGCCGGGTTTCCCGCCGGGGCCTGGGGGACCAACTGCTACTTGGTCGCCCCCGCCGCAGGCGAGGAGTGCGTGATCATCGACCCGGGCCACCAGGCCGCCCAGGGCGTCGAGGACGCACTCAAGAAGCATCGGCTCAAGCCCGTCGCGGTCATCCTCACCCATGGCCACATCGACCATGTCGCCTCGGTCGTCCCGGTCTGCGGAGCCAACGACGTACCCGCGTGGATCCACCCCGAGGACCGGTACATGCTGAGCGACCCGGAGAAGGCCATAGGTCGTTCCTTCGGCGCGCAGTTGATGGGCGAGCTGACCGTGGGGGAGCCCGCCGACGTCAAGGAGCTGACCGACGGCGCGCAGCTGAAGCTGGCCGGACTCGACTTCTCCGTCGCGCACGCGCCGGGCCATACGAAGGGGTCGGTGACCTTCCAGCTCCCCGAGTCCGCCGAGGTTCCCTCGGTGTTCTTCTCGGGCGATCTGCTCTTCGCCGGCTCCATCGGACGCACCGACATGCCCGGCGGATCGCACGCCGAGATCCTCGAGTCGCTGGCGCGTGTGTGCCTGCCGCTCGACGACTCGACCGTGGTCCTGCCCGGTCACAACGAGCACACGACCATTGGCCGTGAGCGCGCCACCAACCCGTATCTGCGCCAGGTGGCCGCCGGCCTGGGAGCCGAAGCGGCTCCCCGACGAGGAATGTGACGAGAGAACTCCCGTGAGCACCTTCAAGGCCCCCAAGGGCACCTACGACCTGCTTCCGCCGTACTCCGCGAAGTACCTCGCGGTCCGCGAGGCGATCGCGGCACCGCTGCGGAACTCCGGTTACGGATACGTGGAGACTCCCGGCTTCGAGAACGTCGAGCTGTTCTCGCGCGGCGTCGGCGAGTCCACCGACATCGTCTCCAAGGAGATGTACGCCTTCGAGACCAAGGGCGGCGACCAGCTCGCGCTGCGCCCCGAGGGCACCGCGTCCGTGCTGCGCGCGGCCCTGGAGGCCAACCTCCACAAGGCGGGCAACCTCCCCGTCAAGCTCTGGTACTCCGGCTCGTACTACCGCTACGAGCGTCCGCAGAAGGGCCGCTACAGGCACTTCTCGCAGGTCGGCGCCGAAGCGATCGGCGCGGAGGACCCTGCCCTGGACGCCGAGTTGATCATCCTGGCCGACCAGGCGTACCGCGCGCTCGGCCTGAAGCAGTTCCGCATCCTCCTCAACTCGCTGGGCGACAAGGAGTGCCGCCCCGTCTACCGCGCCGCGCTGCAGGACTTCCTGCGCGCGCTCGACCTGGACGAGGAGACACGTCGACGTATCGACATCAACCCGCTCCGCGTCCTGGACGACAAGCGTGACGACGTCCAGAAGCAGCTGGTCGGCGCCCCGATGCTGCGCGACTACCTGTGCGACGCCTGCAAGGCGTACCACGAGCAGGTGCGCGAGCTCCTGACGGCGGAAGGCGTCGCGTACGAGGACGACGCGAAGCTGGTCCGCGGCCTGGACTACTACACGCGCACGACCTTCGAGTTCGTCCACGACGGCCTCGGCTCGCAGTCCGCGGTGGGCGGCGGCGGCCGCTACGACGGCCTGTCCGAGATGATCGGCGGCCCCTCGCTGCCGTCCGTCGGCTGGGCGCTCGGCGTGGACCGCACGGTCCTCGCCCTGGAGGCGGAGGGCGTCGAGCTCGAACTGCCCTCGGCGACCAGTGTGTTCGCGGTGCCGCTCGGCGAGGAGGCCAGGCGGGTCCTGTTCTCCAAGGTGACGGAGCTGCGCAGGGCGGGCGTCGCGGCGGACTTCTCGTACGGCGGGAAGGGCCTCAAGGGCGCGATGAAGAACGCCAATCGCAGCGGGGCGCGCTTCACGGTCGTCGCCGGTGAGCGTGACCTCGCCGAGGGCGTCGTGCAGCTCAAGGACATGGAGTCCGGGGAGCAGACGGCGGTCGCGGTGGACGGGATCGTGGCGGAGCTGAAGTCCAGGCTGAGCTGAACCTGGGGGCGTTGGGGCGGGAACCTCGCTCCAACGCCCCGAACCGCATCGCGCCAACCGAACGCCCGGGGACCTCCGTGCGTACCTCCTTATGTCCATCGAACGGTGGACACCCGGTCGAGTGCGGCACAATGTGCGTGCCCGCAGGCCACCCACAAGCGACGGAACGGCGTGATGAGCAAAACGATGTCAGCGAAGGACGATGCCCTGGACGGCGGGGAGCGGACGGACGTTCCGGGTGCCGTCGGCGGGAGCCGCGCACTTGCCCTGCTCCTGGTGATCACGGGCGCGGCCGGTCTGCTCGCCTCCTGGGTGATCACCATCGACAAGTTCGAGCTCCTGAAGGACCCGAACTTCCAGCCGGGCTGCAGCATCAACCCCATCGTCGCCTGCGGCAGCATCATGAAGAGCGAGCAGGCCGAGGCCTTCGGGTTCCCCAACCCGATGCTGGGCCTTGTCACTTACGCCATCATCATCGGCGTCGGCATGAGCCTGCTCGCCGGCGCCCGCTTCCCGCGCTGGTACTGGCTGACCATGAACGCGGGCATGCTCTTCGGCGTCGAATTCTGCACCTGGCTGATGATCCAGTCGCTGTAC encodes:
- a CDS encoding peptidylprolyl isomerase: MVSNDQRRRQLAREKFLRQQQRREAARRRARMRNAVIASALAVVVAGGAVSYAAGAFDDDGKPKDEASASPTKQPDPCEKPAGGKVKPLSFKKEPALTIDKSADYAMKLSTTCGDIDLNLSAAKAPHTVNSFNFLVNKGYLDHTKCHRLVSGGIYVLQCGDPKGTGKGGPGYSIPDENLKDKSLKGNVYPAGTVAMANQYNAQEKKGRDTGGSQFFLVYQDSQLPPDYTPFGTISDSGMKVLKKIADAGESTGQGEGAPNATVVINKATVSKS
- a CDS encoding vitamin K epoxide reductase family protein, which encodes MSAKDDALDGGERTDVPGAVGGSRALALLLVITGAAGLLASWVITIDKFELLKDPNFQPGCSINPIVACGSIMKSEQAEAFGFPNPMLGLVTYAIIIGVGMSLLAGARFPRWYWLTMNAGMLFGVEFCTWLMIQSLYEINALCLWCCLAWVATLLMFWYVTSFNVRKGFLPAPGWVKSFFEDFSWALPVMHIGVIAMLILTRWGADLWA
- the hisS gene encoding histidine--tRNA ligase; this translates as MSTFKAPKGTYDLLPPYSAKYLAVREAIAAPLRNSGYGYVETPGFENVELFSRGVGESTDIVSKEMYAFETKGGDQLALRPEGTASVLRAALEANLHKAGNLPVKLWYSGSYYRYERPQKGRYRHFSQVGAEAIGAEDPALDAELIILADQAYRALGLKQFRILLNSLGDKECRPVYRAALQDFLRALDLDEETRRRIDINPLRVLDDKRDDVQKQLVGAPMLRDYLCDACKAYHEQVRELLTAEGVAYEDDAKLVRGLDYYTRTTFEFVHDGLGSQSAVGGGGRYDGLSEMIGGPSLPSVGWALGVDRTVLALEAEGVELELPSATSVFAVPLGEEARRVLFSKVTELRRAGVAADFSYGGKGLKGAMKNANRSGARFTVVAGERDLAEGVVQLKDMESGEQTAVAVDGIVAELKSRLS
- the secF gene encoding protein translocase subunit SecF, which produces MSKLGNLGARLYRGEVGYDFVGKRKIWYGISILITITAIVGLAVRGLNMGIEFEGGAVFNTAKTNVSVAQAERYAEDASGHDAVVQELGSGGLRIQVAGVDTAKSDQIKADLAKNMDIKSTDLVGPSWGEQISQKAWTGLIIFMVLVVIYLAIAFEWRMALAALIALVHDITITVGVYALVGFEVTQGTIIGLLTILGYSLYDTVVVFDSLKEQSKDLTKQTRWTYSEVANRSINSTLVRSINTTVVALLPVAGLLFIGGGFLGAGMLNDISLSLFVGLAAGAYSSIFIATPLVADLKETEPQMKALKKRVLAKRAAAAAKGESAESADSAEQGDDEAEDRVPEDAAPAGVVGPRTQPTSRGRGRGRPSGKRR
- a CDS encoding DUF349 domain-containing protein; the encoded protein is MSSDPWGRVDETGTVYVRKADGSEREVGSWKAGSPDEALAYFERKYDGLVVEIGLLERRVKTTDLSAKDAMTAIDHLRQQVDEAHAVGDLDALSTRLDKLVETVEARREERKVQKAKQSDEARHAKEALVVEAEELAQSEQWRAAGERLRALVDTWKGLPRLDRKSDDELWHRFSHARSAFSKRRKAHFASLDAQREEARKTKERLVGEAEALSGSTDWGPTAARYRDLMTEWKAAGRAQREHEDDLWNRFRGAQDVFFAARSSVFAERDAEQTENLKLKEELAEEAEKLVPVKDLKSARAAFRSINERWEAIGHVPRDARPKVEGRMHAVERALQDSEEAEWRRTNPEARARAEGLTGQLQAAVDKLTDQIEKARAAGNNAKADKLQRELDGRQALLDQALKGLHEFGG
- a CDS encoding MBL fold metallo-hydrolase → MLIAGFPAGAWGTNCYLVAPAAGEECVIIDPGHQAAQGVEDALKKHRLKPVAVILTHGHIDHVASVVPVCGANDVPAWIHPEDRYMLSDPEKAIGRSFGAQLMGELTVGEPADVKELTDGAQLKLAGLDFSVAHAPGHTKGSVTFQLPESAEVPSVFFSGDLLFAGSIGRTDMPGGSHAEILESLARVCLPLDDSTVVLPGHNEHTTIGRERATNPYLRQVAAGLGAEAAPRRGM
- a CDS encoding adenine phosphoribosyltransferase; this encodes MTETTATTELLLSRIRDVADYPEPGVMFKDITPLLADPAAFAALTEAFADLAVRHGATKVVGLEARGFILGAPVALSAGLGFIPVRKAGKLPGATLSQAYDLEYGSAEIEVHAEDLAADDRVMVIDDVLATGGTAEASLRLIRRAGAQVAGVAVLMELGFLGGRAKLETALEGAPLEALITV
- a CDS encoding bifunctional (p)ppGpp synthetase/guanosine-3',5'-bis(diphosphate) 3'-pyrophosphohydrolase: MPDESKALTAAKAAEQAERAAASTAAPAQNATPAKNAQSATPAKPPESAAPSTTSAPGTPGGSAQRDKPAEQPRPKPSTEARPGSTTPAIRPTAAKNERSGSSNRVRARLARLGVQRSNPYNPVLEPLLRIVRSNDPKIETATLRQIEKAYQVAERWHRGQKRKSGDPYITHPLAVTTILAELGMDPATLMAGLLHDTVEDTEYGLDTLKRDFGDQVALLVDGVTKLDKVKFGEAAQAETVRKMVVAMAKDPRVLVIKLADRLHNMRTMRYLKREKQEKKARETLEIYAPLAHRLGMNTIKWELEDLAFAILYPKMYDEIVRLVAERAPKRDEYLAIVTDEVQADLRAARIKATVTGRPKHYYSVYQKMIVRGRDFAEIYDLVGIRVLVDTVRDCYAALGTVHARWNPVPGRFKDYIAMPKFNMYQSLHTTVIGPSGKPVELQIRTFDMHRRAEYGIAAHWKYKQEPSAGASKVRTDVPKKTGGKDDHLNDMAWLRQLLDWQKETEDPSEFLESLRFDLSRNEVFVFTPKGDVIALPAGATPVDFSYAVHTEVGHRTIGARVNGRLVPLESTLDNGDLVEVFTSKAAGAGPSRDWLGFVKSPRARNKIRAWFSKERREEAIEQGKDAIARAMRKQNLPIQRILTGDSLVTLAHEMRYPDISSLYAAIGEGHVTAQSVVQKLVQALGGEEAANEDIAESAPPARGRSKRRANADPGVVVKGVEDVWVKLARCCTPVPGDPIIGFVTRGSGVSVHRSDCVNVDSLSREPERILEVEWAPTQSSVFLVAIQVEALDRSRLLSDVTRILSDQHVNILSAAVQTSRDRVATSRFTFEMGDPKHLGHVLKAVRGVEGVYDVYRVTSARRP